The genomic region CTATTAGAGAATTATAAGTAACAACATCAAGCTCAACACATGCTTTCATCATCACAGCTAACACAATTTTAGCTTCTTTCACCCTTCCTTTCTTGCCTAATGCATCAATCAATATGTTAAAGGTACAAACATCCGGGTTgatgtttttcaatttcatttcattcaacAAGGAAAATGCTTCTTTCACCTTACCTTCCTTGCCTAATGCATCAATCAATATGTTAAAGGTACAAACATCCGGGTTgatgtttttcaatttcatttcattcaacAAGGAAAATGCTTCTTTCATCTTACCTTCCTTGCCTAATGCATCAATCAATATGTTAAAGGTACAAAGATTGGGGTTgatgtttttcaatttcatttcatttaacaaaGAAAATGCTTCTTTCAAATTACCCATGATGCAAAAGCCATGGATCAGAGTAGTGTAGGTGACAACATCCGGGGAAATTCCCTTAACAATCATTTCAGAGTACACATCACAGGCATCTCCCAGGAGTTTATTTTTGCATAAGCTATTAATTATAGTATTGTACATTACCACATCAGGTTTAACCGAGTGTCCTTCCAGCTTCCTCAGTAATCTTGCGACAGCCTTTGTCTCTCCTGCTATGCACAAACCATTGATCAACGTCCCATAACTGACTTGGTCCAACTGGAACCCTTGAGCCACCACCTGATCGTGAAagtaaagtgtttttttaatctcCCCACGAAAACAGAGGCCTTTGATGAGTGTGTTGAGGGTAATTGCATTTGGATGAAAACCCCTCTTGAGGATGTTGGCGAATACAGAAAAAGCAAGAGTGATGTGAGCCTGATGGCAGAAACAATTGATGAGGATAGTCAGAGTACAAAGGTCAGGTGTAATCCCATTTGGCTCGAATTGTTTAAAAAGGGAGATGACAGTGGGATAACGCTTGTTCTTGACAAGGGAACTCAGAATGTAGTTAAAATGGAAGGTGGGTGGGGGAGGGCGCATAAGAAGCATGAGATTGAATGAGGCAACAGCATGATGGTGATAGtgaggttgagaatggagggtTGCAGTTGGAATTGCAATTGGGGGATAAGGCGGAAAAAGAGAGAGCCTGAGTGTTCTTAAGAATGAGAAAGATGGCATTGCTAATGGAAAAGGAAAGAGAGTATAGAAAATAGATCAAGGATGAATCTCTGGGTCGGCGGCGCCGATGTAATTCGCATTAGATAAAGGAACCATTTACTATCTGTACGAACCATCAGGGATTTAGTTTCATTTTGGGATGAAAAGATCATTCAAATGCATGATAAAATAAACATGTGCTTCTAtctgatttaatttaaatataacatcaaatttaaattaaatcaaattaaatttattttttataatttgtttttgaacGATTTGgtggtattttgttttttaatttattattaaaatttaaaatttatctccTAAACTTACCTGATTagcatgttatattattttaaaaataaattttatttttcttaaattttattttatcatatcttagttaaaattatttttttatttttatttaatattaatataaataatattatcaattctttttataacataataataatttattcatctcttaatatttaatattttttttaataatattagtatttaTTCTTTAACATAGGAAACTAAAGTATGCATCTTAATTATATTAAGTGATTATTTAATGGAGGGATTCATGACAAATACTAGCTATTCGCATTATATAAAGGAATGAAAACGTATCGTCATTTGTTATCCCATCGTTTAGGCCTACTAAGTACTAACAAGGGGCTGGGGCTACGGTTTGGTttcatctaaaataaatatgtgattaatttgatttaatttaaattcaatcaaatcaaatttttatagtttgattTTAAATCGTTTggtgcttttttattttttaacttatccttaaaatttaaaatttatgaatcaAACTTACATAattaaca from Glycine soja cultivar W05 chromosome 16, ASM419377v2, whole genome shotgun sequence harbors:
- the LOC114390629 gene encoding pentatricopeptide repeat-containing protein At1g12300, mitochondrial-like isoform X3 — encoded protein: MPSFSFLRTLRLSLFPPYPPIAIPTATLHSQPHYHHHAVASFNLMLLMRPPPPTFHFNYILSSLVKNKRYPTVISLFKQFEPNGITPDLCTLTILINCFCHQAHITLAFSVFANILKRGFHPNAITLNTLIKGLCFRGEIKKTLYFHDQVVAQGFQLDQVSYGTLINGLCIAGETKAVARLLRKLEGHSVKPDVRAIALLKEMKEHGIQPDVYSYTILLDGLCKGGRLENAKEFFQHLLVKGCHLNVWTYNVMINGLCKAGLFGEAMDLKSKMEGKGCMPNAITFRTIICALSEKDENDERKFSEK